The nucleotide window CGTCTGCGCGCCACTGGACTTGCCGTCGTAGGTAGCGACAAAGACGACATTGTGCAATGTCACGGGAGCTACGAGCTCAGACAGCGGGTTCAGTTGGTACTGCAACAATAGGCCGAGCTTGTCGCCCTGCGGCTTCCATGCAGGCTTCAACAGTAGTGGTGCGTACCGCCCAAGAGCAGGCGTCTCAGCCTCCTCGGCAAAGACGCGGTACGAGAAACCGATCGACGTCTTGCTGAGATGGGACAGGTCGAGGCTGAACCGGTCAGGGTGCTCGGAAGATGCATTCTGGACGAAGATTCGATTCGGACCGATGCGCTCGAGGCTGGGGAAGCTGTTGATACGGATAGTCTCATGTGCTGCCGACAAGTCAGTAGAAGCACTGGACTCGGTTGCAGGAAGATGCTCACTCTTGCTTCCATCGCTGCCGTTATTGACAAAAGCAACCTCTCCCGCGATTGAGGTGCTCTTAATGACACCATCTTCGAAGACGGCAGAGACGGTTTCGATGATCGAGGTGTTGAGGCCCGGACCCACCATTTCCGGGTGCTTAGCATGAGCCAGGCTGCCCAGCGAGTTCCCCGATCGCACAGATTGGCTGTCAGAAGTTCCCGCAACACTCGCCTCGGACGCCAGGGCCTGCACCGCGGGTGGCCGCGTGAACGACGACGCAGTCAACGGAGGCGAGCCGGGGCCTGAGGGCGTCGCGCCATCTGACTGCCCGATGATGGTGCCTACCGGTGGCACATACATTGTGTTGCGCACGTCACGACGTCCTCTTATGGTGCCGGCACGGCGAGTTGCGGGTCCCATCTTGAGCGTGTTGGCCACACTTGACAGGGCAGCCTGTTTCGCTTCCggatcctcgtcctcgactgGTTTATTCTGGATGTTGAGCTTGAGAAGCTGGtccgcttcgtcgccggcggcttcaCGCTGGGCCTCGGAGATGGGATCGTTCATCGGTGCTCGTATCGTGAAGCCCTCAGAGTCCTTGACGCCGGAACTGTCGCCTTGCTGctgtgacggcggcggccccggcggcggaggcacGCTGGCTACGTCGGTGCCgttcacggcggcgggagtcGACGTATCAACCAGAGTATGACCTGTGACACCATTGGTTGTCGCCTGAGGGTGGTCGCCCCGTGTGGCCGGTTCATCCTGGCTCGTCTGGTCGGGGGTCTCGGCCAGGGACGACAACCGCGTCGACTCTTGGTGCAAGTTGCTAGAggacgctcgaggagacacaccgcggccgtggctgcTTCCTAGCCGCCCGAACGTGGTGCCGCCCTTACCGGGGGAGAGctggccgaagccgccgtgTATGctttgtcgtcgccgcccaccaaaCATTGTCCCAAGTCGGCGCAATTTGGACTCTATACATGTGTCAGAGCGACCGGGGCAGGGGCCACAGCAAATCACGTACCAGGCTTGACCTCCGGGGGAGGCATAGAGTTGTGTTCGCTggcgtcatcatcggcgggcggctgagaggccggcgcctgcggcggcacggacgacgccgtcgtgttgttggtcgcggcggtgggcagcgggggcggcggcccagcagacgaagaaggcggccgacCCGTTGCCATCGatgagcgcctcgtcgacgtcctcgtcggtaCGGACGGCCGTCCGGCGGTGGTGCGCTGGGCAAAATCTTGTATCTCCCTCTCGGTGTTGATCTCGAGCATTACAGCAAGggtctcgacggcgatgtCCTGGGAGCGTTGTGCTTGGTCGGACTCGTGAGTCTGGTACTGGGTTAGAAGATCGCGCAATTGGTTGATGCGCGACTCATCGAGGGCCTGAAGGGTCTCGAAAATGAATGGCGCCTGTGACTCCCACTGTTGCGTCGCCGACTCGAGCCGTGAGGTCGCGGCGTCAACTTTTTGGGCGctggccttgccgcccttcttgttgagcttgtcggcctTGTCCTGCGCATCCTCGAGatccttggccatggcgccgaggttgCTAGAAATGTTGTGCATGTTGAGGTAGTCGGGCCGCTGTTGAAAGACGCGCAGAgggccctcgacgtccttTTCGATGCGTTCGGCGAAGACATGGTGTGActtggcgatgcgctcgaccGAGTCGAGAGCCCGTGACCAAGGGCTTTGGAAGACTCTGTAAAGCCATCGTCAGCTTCCTGGGAGTCAAGGGAGTACTTGACCCAGCAGAATGCACGCACCCGAGCTCTGATGCCGCGTTAGGCGCTTTGGCCTGAGCAAGTTTGCGCAAGCCTAGGACATATTGCTcctcgactcgacgacgctcctATAGTACAACAGGTCAATTGGCCGTGCCGCTATAGATTGTCGCCGTCTCCATACCTGAAGCCAGTCGGCGATCTCGAGGTTGATCTTGTTGATGCGCTTGACTCGGTCGTTGAGCGTCTGCAcggcctggccgggctgcagGTTGGCCTGTCGATGGTCAGTCAGTCAAGTCCGCGCGGCCAATGCGTAGGATGGGCCGAGCGTGCAGAGGGCCGAAGAGGGGGGTTGCCGCTCACCAGCATGCCGGGGTACTCGGCCCTCGCCACGTCCTCCATGgtggctggcgatggggagAGAGCTTGCTTATAGCTGCGGCTTCGACGGTGTACGTGGGAGAGGGGAGGTCAGGGAGCAGAGAGAGCGAGGGTGAGCGCTGGGCGTCGGGAGAGGTGTCTGGCGATGGTTCAAACGAATGCGCGCATGGCGCTGAGACAGTCAGATGgaaagggcggcggcgcgcgcttGCTGGCAATGGCGCATGACGAGACTGGCAGCGGGGCGTAGAGGTGTTGAAGTCGTGGCGATGGCAAAAGGTGGTGAGAGGACTTGGTGGATTGGAGATGACGGATGGCACCGtgacgccgccacgacgacgctgccgccgccgccgttcacGCGCAACgctcggctgggctgggctgggctgggctggactggactggactgggctggcttGACTGGGCGGGGAGGCTGGGTTGGGGCCGCCCGGGTGCACCAGTCAATTCCATCAACCTTGGAAGGTTCCATGCGTCCGTCCctgcccgctgcccgcccacccgtcTGGCAGCGGCTCCGCCCACCGGGAGCTACCAGTGCAGCGGAGCCCAGCCTCaaagcgccgccgctgcggacCCCCGCCTGTAATTAGCTGGTGCTAATAATTACCTATAGTACGGTAGGTAATCGGCGCTACCAACTTTAGTACTTCATGCCTCCAGTCTGTATACTGTAAGGTACTGTACAGGTGGCCACTGGAACTTCCGCTCGGTTGTCGCAGTGAGATTGAAGGCCCAAAAGCTCGCGCTGGCATCCAACACATTCTCCCTCTGCGCACCGAACCTTCGGTGCAGCCATTGGCTGACGCTGCCCAGACCCGTGCAAG belongs to Purpureocillium takamizusanense chromosome 1, complete sequence and includes:
- the SYP1 gene encoding Suppressor of Profilin deletion (COG:S~EggNog:ENOG503NYRN) — translated: MEDVARAEYPGMLANLQPGQAVQTLNDRVKRINKINLEIADWLQERRRVEEQYVLGLRKLAQAKAPNAASELGVFQSPWSRALDSVERIAKSHHVFAERIEKDVEGPLRVFQQRPDYLNMHNISSNLGAMAKDLEDAQDKADKLNKKGGKASAQKVDAATSRLESATQQWESQAPFIFETLQALDESRINQLRDLLTQYQTHESDQAQRSQDIAVETLAVMLEINTEREIQDFAQRTTAGRPSVPTRTSTRRSSMATGRPPSSSAGPPPPLPTAATNNTTASSVPPQAPASQPPADDDASEHNSMPPPEVKPESKLRRLGTMFGGRRRQSIHGGFGQLSPGKGGTTFGRLGSSHGRGVSPRASSSNLHQESTRLSSLAETPDQTSQDEPATRGDHPQATTNGVTGHTLVDTSTPAAVNGTDVASVPPPPGPPPSQQQGDSSGVKDSEGFTIRAPMNDPISEAQREAAGDEADQLLKLNIQNKPVEDEDPEAKQAALSSVANTLKMGPATRRAGTIRGRRDVRNTMYVPPVGTIIGQSDGATPSGPGSPPLTASSFTRPPAVQALASEASVAGTSDSQSVRSGNSLGSLAHAKHPEMVGPGLNTSIIETVSAVFEDGVIKSTSIAGEVAFVNNGSDGSKTHETIRINSFPSLERIGPNRIFVQNASSEHPDRFSLDLSHLSKTSIGFSYRVFAEEAETPALGRYAPLLLKPAWKPQGDKLGLLLQYQLNPLSELVAPVTLHNVVFVATYDGKSSGAQTKPSGTHLKEKHLVYWRLGDVTLTNEMQKIVCRIVGAEGVTPTPGHVEARWEYTAAGNEPVGSGISISRLVEGKGKGKEAAAPSDDDPFADQSQSAAAAAGGETWVDVPLQRKLVSGKYEGK